From Dermochelys coriacea isolate rDerCor1 chromosome 23, rDerCor1.pri.v4, whole genome shotgun sequence, one genomic window encodes:
- the CATSPERG gene encoding cation channel sperm-associated protein subunit gamma isoform X5 — translation MKGAPYRLQGPCASEEVCQMCWYTPMPMMKRSVMMEVLVESNGLGLEVDSKRFLMNINGYMKKTETGLQSSLGDKVTTLVEVMSLYSPTRPIWSTFNQAPVLILGGFHAYKIILVSDSEFADFTAVEVAIDSCWIGSLNCPLYMFSSSIYDAIAMESVLFIRQNQLVYYFTGNYSVLSPRVPGSSLWTRVLNDICVSQLNPVHFPHNGSEYVIAVGGGMHEGEFFLGTIRDGVVQFPESHARGRKTVCEYLKISCTILWAIYITEEEKIVLLVEETKKNESSYYIVAYDQVNAAFRMLYHLPRFIPKDTEKGFVMLLGLEEYTDSLLIPRGLSYNPFSTIFYIWGNVVLQSYDLVNYILLSGFPQESPISYFILSYVGEVVFVTDSEEIWFSVEGSSVVSRLHPSEAWDMYLSLQLMRESKDFSLNESFVSLFFNKEGLQQLVYIMDGQGEGKLIKRNFPLHYILSYQLLIVNQYRSVYFHNAQNIRFIHPCSFSVMHLVDLPAPQRFTRMEHYCTEPPDVMDSTGFHNNMSLVVYQGLIFQLLWLHADYSRPYADPVHDPTWRWWKNRKKYAEYFFYVASNGNSSGGVYVNMESYLKIYDLQPNNELPSKIYLDKNNVYSFSVFLSIKLTRESRREMLEENSLDFVWLTIVLAHPKFVVSNLHRHYLIGRGSILYTVTISDTGQYAKQELSGTNLLKSSMALKVINAGTNCYQYTVSGPKLQGYAMVPILIGCPPGKRLAFDITRTLRYTTKQNKRYFDCTHKNPELPCFSFSDVFYPFFLIQDMVTGDSGPFMGSYVLRIIGGGPYSESRIHIYSPSEILDYNTKNGSTPQSLIWMRANRTKPPLTNSEGFDIFSGTDGGIKWVCEQNSPCYDVVPLELTAPDYFFLVEVSNRAVDNSTYCDYDLEFVIHIHGLRLSPSRAITFMKISMAILTSIVVLYILHQVLGPMIWAGFTRLIQRVEEAIAVWTATARGTPNTCPPCRPTSAATATCPGAAWKNWPPSVLSSPSRVHACIQTCLSSPQSQQPERPYTFLLCSLRLARTIVTKLALLGGFSWLKQRGSGLSTAALEQTIVSQNCKDLNPRGIGLNASARLRPVENGGWYSIIGLPQFN, via the exons ATGAAAGGCGCCCCTTACCGGCTCCAGG GGCCTTGTGCCAGTGAAGAGGTTTGCCAGATGTGCTGGTACACGCCCATGCCAATGATGAAGAGGAGTGTGATGATGGAGGTCCTGGTGGAGAGCAATGGCCTGGGCCTTGAGGTGGACAGCAAGAG ATTTTTGATGAATATTAACGGCTACATGAAGAAAACTGAGACCGGTTTACAGTCTTCCCTAGGAGACAAG GTTACAACACTGGTGGAGGTAATGTCACTGTACAGCCCGACTCGTCCCATTTGGTCCACCTTCAATCAAGCCCCTGTGCTGATCCTCGGGGGATTCCACGCTTACAAAATCATTCTGGTTTCAGACTCGGAGTTTGCGGATTTCACTGCAGTGGAG gtgGCGATCGACAGCTGCTGGATCGGGTCCCTGAACTGCCCCCTGTACATGTTCTCCTCCTCCATTTACGATGCCATCGCTATGGAAAGTGTGCTGTTCATCCGTCAGAACCAGCTGGTCTATTACTTCACTGGGAACTATTCGGTCCTTTCTCCTCGTGTGCCGGGATCCA GCCTCTGGACCCGTGTGCTGAACGACATCTGCGTGTCACAGTTAAACCCTGTGCATTTCCCCCACAATGGCTCCGAGTATGTGATTGCTGTAGGAGGGGGAATGCACGAAGGAGAATTTTTCCTTGGCACCATTCGCG aTGGAGTCGTTCAGTTTCCTGAATCACACGCCAGGGGGAGGAAGACAGTGTGCGAATATTTGAAGA TTTCTTGCACGATCCTCTGGGCCATCTACATCACCGAAGAGGAGAAGATTGTGCTGCTGGTGGAAGAGACGAAAAAGAACGAGTCCAGTTACTACATTGTGGCCTACGATCAAG TCAATGCAGCTTTCAGGATGTTGTACCACTTACCTCGCTTCATACCCAAAG ACACTGAGAAAGGGTTTGTGATGTTGTTGGGGCTGGAAGAATACACGGATTCCCTGCTGATCCCAAGGGGGCTGTCCTATAACCCATTCAGCACAATCTTCTACATCTGGGGCAATGTTGTATTACAAAG CTACGACCTGGTTAATTACATTCTTCTCTCTGGCTTCCCACAAGAGTCCCCCATCAGCTACTTCATTCTGTCATATGTAGGGGAAGTCGTGTTTGTGACAGACTCGGAGGAG ATCTGGTTTTCTGTGGAAGGCAGCTCGGTCGTCAGTCGGCTTCACCCCTCCGAAGCCTGGGACATGTACCTCAGCCTACAGCTAATGAGAGAGTCAAAGGACTTTAGCTTGAACGAGTCATTTGTGAGCCTCTTCTTTAACAAGGAGGGACTGCAGCAG CTGGTTTACATAATGGATGGACAAGGGGAGGGAAAGCTGATCAAGAGGAACTTCCCTCTCCATTATATACTGTCGTACCAGCTCCTCATCGTCAATCAGTACCGTTCGGTGTATTTCCA CAATGCTCAGAACATCAGGTTCATCCATCCCTGCTCCTTTTCGGTCATGCACCTCGTGGACCTCCCAGCCCCTCAGCGCTTCACCCGGATGGAGCACTACTGCACCGAACCGCCGGATGTCATGGACAGCACAGGCTTCCACAACAACATGTCTCTGGTTGTATACCAGGGACTGATCTTCCAGCTGCTCTGGCTGCATGCAGACTATAGCAGG CCTTATGCTGACCCAGTCCATGACCCAACTTGGCGCTGGTGGAAGAACAGAAAGAAATACGCA GAGTACTTCTTTTACGTAGCAAGCAACGGCAACTCCTCCGGAGGTGTCTATGTCAACATGGAGAGCTACTTGAAGATCTATGACCTGCAGCCCAATAACGAGCTGCCCAGCAAGATTTACCTGGACAAGAATAACGTCTATTCTTTCTCGGTGTTCCTGAGCATCAAGTTGACAAGAGAAAGCA GGCGGGAAATGCTGGAAGAGAACTCCCTTGACTTTGTGTGGCTCACCATCGTCTTAGCGCATCCGAAGTTTGTGGTTTCAAACCTCCACCGGCACTATCTGATCGGCCGAGGCTCCATACTGTATACG GTGACCATCAGTGACACCGGACAGTACGCGAAACAAGAGCTGAGTGGGACAAACCTTCTGAAGAGTTCAATGGCTTTAAAG GTTATAAATGCAGGAACAAACTGTTACCAGTACACAGTGTCCGGCCCAAAACTCCAG GGCTATGCCATGGTACCAATCTTAATTGGCTGCCCCCCGGGCAAGAGGCTGGCCTTTGACATCACCCGAACCCTGAGGTACACCACCAAACAGAACAAGCGGTACTTTGACTGCACCCACAAGAACCCAGAATTACCGTGCTTCTCCTTTAGCGATG TATTTTACCCATTCTTCTTAATCCAAGACATGGTGACAGGGGACTCGGGACCTTTCATGGGCAG CTACGTGCTGAGGATCATTGGCGGAGGGCCATACTCGGAGAGTAGGATCCACATCTACAGCCCGAGCGAAATCCTCGACTATAACACGAAAAATGGCAG CACGCCGCAGAGTCTGATCTGGATGAGGGCTAATCGCACAAAACCTCCCCTTACCAATTCCGAAGGCTTCGATATCTTCTCCGGAACCGATGGTGGGATCAA ATGGGTCTGCGAGCAGAACTCCCCCTGTTACGATGTGGTTCCCTTAGAGTTGACAGCTCCGGATTACTTCTTTTTGGTGGAGGTGTCTAACAG GGCCGTGGACAACAGCACCTACTGTGACTACGACCTGGAGTTTGTGATCCACATTCATGGCTTGCGGCTCAGCCCCTCCCGGGCAATCACCTTTATGAAG ATTTCCATGGCCATTCTCACCAGCATTGTTGTCTTGTACATCCTCCACCAAGTCCTGGGGCCCATGATTTGGGCCGGCTTCACCCGACTGATCCAAAGGGTTGAAGAGGCCATTGCTGTTTGGACAG ccACAGCCAGGGGAACTCCCAACACATGCCCTCCTTGTAGACCAACATCAGCAGCAACAGCCACATGTCCCGGAGCAGCATGGAAGAACTGGCCCCCCAGTGTCCTATCATCCCCGTCGCGAGTCCACGCCTGTATCCAAACATGCCTTTCCTCTCCGCAGTCTCAGCAGCCTGAGAGACCCTACACCTTCCTCCTCTGCTCTCTGCGTCTGGCCAGGACCATTGTCACCAAGCTGGCATTGCTGGGCGGCTTTTCCTGGCTAAAGCAGAGGGGATCAGGGCTTTCCACAGCAGCCCTTGAGCAAACGATAGTCAGTCAGAACTGTAAAGACCTGAACCCACGGGGCATTGGTCTAAACGCCTCAGCTAGGCTCAGGCCAGTGGAGAATGGCGGCTGGTATTCCATCATCGGCCTTCCCCAGTTCAACTGA
- the CATSPERG gene encoding cation channel sperm-associated protein subunit gamma isoform X3, whose amino-acid sequence MQNMQHRFALLVLLHMQVCQLLKDCEWKVVLNDFDNLGGDQAVFFRQHPVTSVASVFQNLTDSAIDLNDKNSHYLGFPYYLKINLTCLTQDAVKVIRKAHLTGLRPIVTVRFEASVNPEHQKPEQLQIEMKGAPYRLQGPCASEEVCQMCWYTPMPMMKRSVMMEVLVESNGLGLEVDSKRFLMNINGYMKKTETGLQSSLGDKVAIDSCWIGSLNCPLYMFSSSIYDAIAMESVLFIRQNQLVYYFTGNYSVLSPRVPGSSLWTRVLNDICVSQLNPVHFPHNGSEYVIAVGGGMHEGEFFLGTIRDGVVQFPESHARGRKTVCEYLKISCTILWAIYITEEEKIVLLVEETKKNESSYYIVAYDQVNAAFRMLYHLPRFIPKDTEKGFVMLLGLEEYTDSLLIPRGLSYNPFSTIFYIWGNVVLQSYDLVNYILLSGFPQESPISYFILSYVGEVVFVTDSEEIWFSVEGSSVVSRLHPSEAWDMYLSLQLMRESKDFSLNESFVSLFFNKEGLQQLVYIMDGQGEGKLIKRNFPLHYILSYQLLIVNQYRSVYFHNAQNIRFIHPCSFSVMHLVDLPAPQRFTRMEHYCTEPPDVMDSTGFHNNMSLVVYQGLIFQLLWLHADYSRPYADPVHDPTWRWWKNRKKYAEYFFYVASNGNSSGGVYVNMESYLKIYDLQPNNELPSKIYLDKNNVYSFSVFLSIKLTRESRREMLEENSLDFVWLTIVLAHPKFVVSNLHRHYLIGRGSILYTVTISDTGQYAKQELSGTNLLKSSMALKVINAGTNCYQYTVSGPKLQGYAMVPILIGCPPGKRLAFDITRTLRYTTKQNKRYFDCTHKNPELPCFSFSDVFYPFFLIQDMVTGDSGPFMGSYVLRIIGGGPYSESRIHIYSPSEILDYNTKNGSTPQSLIWMRANRTKPPLTNSEGFDIFSGTDGGIKWVCEQNSPCYDVVPLELTAPDYFFLVEVSNRAVDNSTYCDYDLEFVIHIHGLRLSPSRAITFMKISMAILTSIVVLYILHQVLGPMIWAGFTRLIQRVEEAIAVWTATARGTPNTCPPCRPTSAATATCPGAAWKNWPPSVLSSPSRVHACIQTCLSSPQSQQPERPYTFLLCSLRLARTIVTKLALLGGFSWLKQRGSGLSTAALEQTIVSQNCKDLNPRGIGLNASARLRPVENGGWYSIIGLPQFN is encoded by the exons ATGCAGAATATGCAGCATCGTTTtgccctgctggtgctgctgcacaTGCAGGTTTGCCAGCTGTTGAAGGACTGCGAGTGGAAAGTTGTGCTCAATGATTTTGATAATCTAGGTGGGGACCAAGCTGTGTTTTTTAGGCAGCACCCAGTCACTAGCGTAGCATCTGTGTTCCAGAATCTGACAGACTCGGCCATAGACCTGAATGATAAAAATTCG CACTACCTGGGCTTCCCGTACTACCTGAAAATCAATCTAACCTGCCTCACTCAG gATGCGGTGAAAGTCATTCGCAAGGCTCACCTGACTGGGCTGCGGCCCATTGTGACTGTAAGGTTCGAAGCATCCGTCAATCCAGAGCATCAGAAACCCGAGCAGCTGCAGATTGAGATGAAAGGCGCCCCTTACCGGCTCCAGG GGCCTTGTGCCAGTGAAGAGGTTTGCCAGATGTGCTGGTACACGCCCATGCCAATGATGAAGAGGAGTGTGATGATGGAGGTCCTGGTGGAGAGCAATGGCCTGGGCCTTGAGGTGGACAGCAAGAG ATTTTTGATGAATATTAACGGCTACATGAAGAAAACTGAGACCGGTTTACAGTCTTCCCTAGGAGACAAG gtgGCGATCGACAGCTGCTGGATCGGGTCCCTGAACTGCCCCCTGTACATGTTCTCCTCCTCCATTTACGATGCCATCGCTATGGAAAGTGTGCTGTTCATCCGTCAGAACCAGCTGGTCTATTACTTCACTGGGAACTATTCGGTCCTTTCTCCTCGTGTGCCGGGATCCA GCCTCTGGACCCGTGTGCTGAACGACATCTGCGTGTCACAGTTAAACCCTGTGCATTTCCCCCACAATGGCTCCGAGTATGTGATTGCTGTAGGAGGGGGAATGCACGAAGGAGAATTTTTCCTTGGCACCATTCGCG aTGGAGTCGTTCAGTTTCCTGAATCACACGCCAGGGGGAGGAAGACAGTGTGCGAATATTTGAAGA TTTCTTGCACGATCCTCTGGGCCATCTACATCACCGAAGAGGAGAAGATTGTGCTGCTGGTGGAAGAGACGAAAAAGAACGAGTCCAGTTACTACATTGTGGCCTACGATCAAG TCAATGCAGCTTTCAGGATGTTGTACCACTTACCTCGCTTCATACCCAAAG ACACTGAGAAAGGGTTTGTGATGTTGTTGGGGCTGGAAGAATACACGGATTCCCTGCTGATCCCAAGGGGGCTGTCCTATAACCCATTCAGCACAATCTTCTACATCTGGGGCAATGTTGTATTACAAAG CTACGACCTGGTTAATTACATTCTTCTCTCTGGCTTCCCACAAGAGTCCCCCATCAGCTACTTCATTCTGTCATATGTAGGGGAAGTCGTGTTTGTGACAGACTCGGAGGAG ATCTGGTTTTCTGTGGAAGGCAGCTCGGTCGTCAGTCGGCTTCACCCCTCCGAAGCCTGGGACATGTACCTCAGCCTACAGCTAATGAGAGAGTCAAAGGACTTTAGCTTGAACGAGTCATTTGTGAGCCTCTTCTTTAACAAGGAGGGACTGCAGCAG CTGGTTTACATAATGGATGGACAAGGGGAGGGAAAGCTGATCAAGAGGAACTTCCCTCTCCATTATATACTGTCGTACCAGCTCCTCATCGTCAATCAGTACCGTTCGGTGTATTTCCA CAATGCTCAGAACATCAGGTTCATCCATCCCTGCTCCTTTTCGGTCATGCACCTCGTGGACCTCCCAGCCCCTCAGCGCTTCACCCGGATGGAGCACTACTGCACCGAACCGCCGGATGTCATGGACAGCACAGGCTTCCACAACAACATGTCTCTGGTTGTATACCAGGGACTGATCTTCCAGCTGCTCTGGCTGCATGCAGACTATAGCAGG CCTTATGCTGACCCAGTCCATGACCCAACTTGGCGCTGGTGGAAGAACAGAAAGAAATACGCA GAGTACTTCTTTTACGTAGCAAGCAACGGCAACTCCTCCGGAGGTGTCTATGTCAACATGGAGAGCTACTTGAAGATCTATGACCTGCAGCCCAATAACGAGCTGCCCAGCAAGATTTACCTGGACAAGAATAACGTCTATTCTTTCTCGGTGTTCCTGAGCATCAAGTTGACAAGAGAAAGCA GGCGGGAAATGCTGGAAGAGAACTCCCTTGACTTTGTGTGGCTCACCATCGTCTTAGCGCATCCGAAGTTTGTGGTTTCAAACCTCCACCGGCACTATCTGATCGGCCGAGGCTCCATACTGTATACG GTGACCATCAGTGACACCGGACAGTACGCGAAACAAGAGCTGAGTGGGACAAACCTTCTGAAGAGTTCAATGGCTTTAAAG GTTATAAATGCAGGAACAAACTGTTACCAGTACACAGTGTCCGGCCCAAAACTCCAG GGCTATGCCATGGTACCAATCTTAATTGGCTGCCCCCCGGGCAAGAGGCTGGCCTTTGACATCACCCGAACCCTGAGGTACACCACCAAACAGAACAAGCGGTACTTTGACTGCACCCACAAGAACCCAGAATTACCGTGCTTCTCCTTTAGCGATG TATTTTACCCATTCTTCTTAATCCAAGACATGGTGACAGGGGACTCGGGACCTTTCATGGGCAG CTACGTGCTGAGGATCATTGGCGGAGGGCCATACTCGGAGAGTAGGATCCACATCTACAGCCCGAGCGAAATCCTCGACTATAACACGAAAAATGGCAG CACGCCGCAGAGTCTGATCTGGATGAGGGCTAATCGCACAAAACCTCCCCTTACCAATTCCGAAGGCTTCGATATCTTCTCCGGAACCGATGGTGGGATCAA ATGGGTCTGCGAGCAGAACTCCCCCTGTTACGATGTGGTTCCCTTAGAGTTGACAGCTCCGGATTACTTCTTTTTGGTGGAGGTGTCTAACAG GGCCGTGGACAACAGCACCTACTGTGACTACGACCTGGAGTTTGTGATCCACATTCATGGCTTGCGGCTCAGCCCCTCCCGGGCAATCACCTTTATGAAG ATTTCCATGGCCATTCTCACCAGCATTGTTGTCTTGTACATCCTCCACCAAGTCCTGGGGCCCATGATTTGGGCCGGCTTCACCCGACTGATCCAAAGGGTTGAAGAGGCCATTGCTGTTTGGACAG ccACAGCCAGGGGAACTCCCAACACATGCCCTCCTTGTAGACCAACATCAGCAGCAACAGCCACATGTCCCGGAGCAGCATGGAAGAACTGGCCCCCCAGTGTCCTATCATCCCCGTCGCGAGTCCACGCCTGTATCCAAACATGCCTTTCCTCTCCGCAGTCTCAGCAGCCTGAGAGACCCTACACCTTCCTCCTCTGCTCTCTGCGTCTGGCCAGGACCATTGTCACCAAGCTGGCATTGCTGGGCGGCTTTTCCTGGCTAAAGCAGAGGGGATCAGGGCTTTCCACAGCAGCCCTTGAGCAAACGATAGTCAGTCAGAACTGTAAAGACCTGAACCCACGGGGCATTGGTCTAAACGCCTCAGCTAGGCTCAGGCCAGTGGAGAATGGCGGCTGGTATTCCATCATCGGCCTTCCCCAGTTCAACTGA
- the CATSPERG gene encoding cation channel sperm-associated protein subunit gamma isoform X2 translates to MQNMQHRFALLVLLHMQVCQLLKDCEWKVVLNDFDNLGGDQAVFFRQHPVTSVASVFQNLTDSAIDLNDKNSHYLGFPYYLKINLTCLTQDAVKVIRKAHLTGLRPIVTVRFEASVNPEHQKPEQLQIEMKGAPYRLQGPCASEEVCQMCWYTPMPMMKRSVMMEVLVESNGLGLEVDSKRFLMNINGYMKKTETGLQSSLGDKVTTLVEVMSLYSPTRPIWSTFNQAPVLILGGFHAYKIILVSDSEFADFTAVEVAIDSCWIGSLNCPLYMFSSSIYDAIAMESVLFIRQNQLVYYFTGNYSVLSPRVPGSSLWTRVLNDICVSQLNPVHFPHNGSEYVIAVGGGMHEGEFFLGTIRVSCTILWAIYITEEEKIVLLVEETKKNESSYYIVAYDQVNAAFRMLYHLPRFIPKDTEKGFVMLLGLEEYTDSLLIPRGLSYNPFSTIFYIWGNVVLQSYDLVNYILLSGFPQESPISYFILSYVGEVVFVTDSEEIWFSVEGSSVVSRLHPSEAWDMYLSLQLMRESKDFSLNESFVSLFFNKEGLQQLVYIMDGQGEGKLIKRNFPLHYILSYQLLIVNQYRSVYFHNAQNIRFIHPCSFSVMHLVDLPAPQRFTRMEHYCTEPPDVMDSTGFHNNMSLVVYQGLIFQLLWLHADYSRPYADPVHDPTWRWWKNRKKYAEYFFYVASNGNSSGGVYVNMESYLKIYDLQPNNELPSKIYLDKNNVYSFSVFLSIKLTRESRREMLEENSLDFVWLTIVLAHPKFVVSNLHRHYLIGRGSILYTVTISDTGQYAKQELSGTNLLKSSMALKVINAGTNCYQYTVSGPKLQGYAMVPILIGCPPGKRLAFDITRTLRYTTKQNKRYFDCTHKNPELPCFSFSDVFYPFFLIQDMVTGDSGPFMGSYVLRIIGGGPYSESRIHIYSPSEILDYNTKNGSTPQSLIWMRANRTKPPLTNSEGFDIFSGTDGGIKWVCEQNSPCYDVVPLELTAPDYFFLVEVSNRAVDNSTYCDYDLEFVIHIHGLRLSPSRAITFMKISMAILTSIVVLYILHQVLGPMIWAGFTRLIQRVEEAIAVWTATARGTPNTCPPCRPTSAATATCPGAAWKNWPPSVLSSPSRVHACIQTCLSSPQSQQPERPYTFLLCSLRLARTIVTKLALLGGFSWLKQRGSGLSTAALEQTIVSQNCKDLNPRGIGLNASARLRPVENGGWYSIIGLPQFN, encoded by the exons ATGCAGAATATGCAGCATCGTTTtgccctgctggtgctgctgcacaTGCAGGTTTGCCAGCTGTTGAAGGACTGCGAGTGGAAAGTTGTGCTCAATGATTTTGATAATCTAGGTGGGGACCAAGCTGTGTTTTTTAGGCAGCACCCAGTCACTAGCGTAGCATCTGTGTTCCAGAATCTGACAGACTCGGCCATAGACCTGAATGATAAAAATTCG CACTACCTGGGCTTCCCGTACTACCTGAAAATCAATCTAACCTGCCTCACTCAG gATGCGGTGAAAGTCATTCGCAAGGCTCACCTGACTGGGCTGCGGCCCATTGTGACTGTAAGGTTCGAAGCATCCGTCAATCCAGAGCATCAGAAACCCGAGCAGCTGCAGATTGAGATGAAAGGCGCCCCTTACCGGCTCCAGG GGCCTTGTGCCAGTGAAGAGGTTTGCCAGATGTGCTGGTACACGCCCATGCCAATGATGAAGAGGAGTGTGATGATGGAGGTCCTGGTGGAGAGCAATGGCCTGGGCCTTGAGGTGGACAGCAAGAG ATTTTTGATGAATATTAACGGCTACATGAAGAAAACTGAGACCGGTTTACAGTCTTCCCTAGGAGACAAG GTTACAACACTGGTGGAGGTAATGTCACTGTACAGCCCGACTCGTCCCATTTGGTCCACCTTCAATCAAGCCCCTGTGCTGATCCTCGGGGGATTCCACGCTTACAAAATCATTCTGGTTTCAGACTCGGAGTTTGCGGATTTCACTGCAGTGGAG gtgGCGATCGACAGCTGCTGGATCGGGTCCCTGAACTGCCCCCTGTACATGTTCTCCTCCTCCATTTACGATGCCATCGCTATGGAAAGTGTGCTGTTCATCCGTCAGAACCAGCTGGTCTATTACTTCACTGGGAACTATTCGGTCCTTTCTCCTCGTGTGCCGGGATCCA GCCTCTGGACCCGTGTGCTGAACGACATCTGCGTGTCACAGTTAAACCCTGTGCATTTCCCCCACAATGGCTCCGAGTATGTGATTGCTGTAGGAGGGGGAATGCACGAAGGAGAATTTTTCCTTGGCACCATTCGCG TTTCTTGCACGATCCTCTGGGCCATCTACATCACCGAAGAGGAGAAGATTGTGCTGCTGGTGGAAGAGACGAAAAAGAACGAGTCCAGTTACTACATTGTGGCCTACGATCAAG TCAATGCAGCTTTCAGGATGTTGTACCACTTACCTCGCTTCATACCCAAAG ACACTGAGAAAGGGTTTGTGATGTTGTTGGGGCTGGAAGAATACACGGATTCCCTGCTGATCCCAAGGGGGCTGTCCTATAACCCATTCAGCACAATCTTCTACATCTGGGGCAATGTTGTATTACAAAG CTACGACCTGGTTAATTACATTCTTCTCTCTGGCTTCCCACAAGAGTCCCCCATCAGCTACTTCATTCTGTCATATGTAGGGGAAGTCGTGTTTGTGACAGACTCGGAGGAG ATCTGGTTTTCTGTGGAAGGCAGCTCGGTCGTCAGTCGGCTTCACCCCTCCGAAGCCTGGGACATGTACCTCAGCCTACAGCTAATGAGAGAGTCAAAGGACTTTAGCTTGAACGAGTCATTTGTGAGCCTCTTCTTTAACAAGGAGGGACTGCAGCAG CTGGTTTACATAATGGATGGACAAGGGGAGGGAAAGCTGATCAAGAGGAACTTCCCTCTCCATTATATACTGTCGTACCAGCTCCTCATCGTCAATCAGTACCGTTCGGTGTATTTCCA CAATGCTCAGAACATCAGGTTCATCCATCCCTGCTCCTTTTCGGTCATGCACCTCGTGGACCTCCCAGCCCCTCAGCGCTTCACCCGGATGGAGCACTACTGCACCGAACCGCCGGATGTCATGGACAGCACAGGCTTCCACAACAACATGTCTCTGGTTGTATACCAGGGACTGATCTTCCAGCTGCTCTGGCTGCATGCAGACTATAGCAGG CCTTATGCTGACCCAGTCCATGACCCAACTTGGCGCTGGTGGAAGAACAGAAAGAAATACGCA GAGTACTTCTTTTACGTAGCAAGCAACGGCAACTCCTCCGGAGGTGTCTATGTCAACATGGAGAGCTACTTGAAGATCTATGACCTGCAGCCCAATAACGAGCTGCCCAGCAAGATTTACCTGGACAAGAATAACGTCTATTCTTTCTCGGTGTTCCTGAGCATCAAGTTGACAAGAGAAAGCA GGCGGGAAATGCTGGAAGAGAACTCCCTTGACTTTGTGTGGCTCACCATCGTCTTAGCGCATCCGAAGTTTGTGGTTTCAAACCTCCACCGGCACTATCTGATCGGCCGAGGCTCCATACTGTATACG GTGACCATCAGTGACACCGGACAGTACGCGAAACAAGAGCTGAGTGGGACAAACCTTCTGAAGAGTTCAATGGCTTTAAAG GTTATAAATGCAGGAACAAACTGTTACCAGTACACAGTGTCCGGCCCAAAACTCCAG GGCTATGCCATGGTACCAATCTTAATTGGCTGCCCCCCGGGCAAGAGGCTGGCCTTTGACATCACCCGAACCCTGAGGTACACCACCAAACAGAACAAGCGGTACTTTGACTGCACCCACAAGAACCCAGAATTACCGTGCTTCTCCTTTAGCGATG TATTTTACCCATTCTTCTTAATCCAAGACATGGTGACAGGGGACTCGGGACCTTTCATGGGCAG CTACGTGCTGAGGATCATTGGCGGAGGGCCATACTCGGAGAGTAGGATCCACATCTACAGCCCGAGCGAAATCCTCGACTATAACACGAAAAATGGCAG CACGCCGCAGAGTCTGATCTGGATGAGGGCTAATCGCACAAAACCTCCCCTTACCAATTCCGAAGGCTTCGATATCTTCTCCGGAACCGATGGTGGGATCAA ATGGGTCTGCGAGCAGAACTCCCCCTGTTACGATGTGGTTCCCTTAGAGTTGACAGCTCCGGATTACTTCTTTTTGGTGGAGGTGTCTAACAG GGCCGTGGACAACAGCACCTACTGTGACTACGACCTGGAGTTTGTGATCCACATTCATGGCTTGCGGCTCAGCCCCTCCCGGGCAATCACCTTTATGAAG ATTTCCATGGCCATTCTCACCAGCATTGTTGTCTTGTACATCCTCCACCAAGTCCTGGGGCCCATGATTTGGGCCGGCTTCACCCGACTGATCCAAAGGGTTGAAGAGGCCATTGCTGTTTGGACAG ccACAGCCAGGGGAACTCCCAACACATGCCCTCCTTGTAGACCAACATCAGCAGCAACAGCCACATGTCCCGGAGCAGCATGGAAGAACTGGCCCCCCAGTGTCCTATCATCCCCGTCGCGAGTCCACGCCTGTATCCAAACATGCCTTTCCTCTCCGCAGTCTCAGCAGCCTGAGAGACCCTACACCTTCCTCCTCTGCTCTCTGCGTCTGGCCAGGACCATTGTCACCAAGCTGGCATTGCTGGGCGGCTTTTCCTGGCTAAAGCAGAGGGGATCAGGGCTTTCCACAGCAGCCCTTGAGCAAACGATAGTCAGTCAGAACTGTAAAGACCTGAACCCACGGGGCATTGGTCTAAACGCCTCAGCTAGGCTCAGGCCAGTGGAGAATGGCGGCTGGTATTCCATCATCGGCCTTCCCCAGTTCAACTGA